A genomic region of Equus caballus isolate H_3958 breed thoroughbred chromosome 1, TB-T2T, whole genome shotgun sequence contains the following coding sequences:
- the OR11H4 gene encoding olfactory receptor family 11 subfamily H member 4 (The RefSeq protein has 1 substitution compared to this genomic sequence): MSFFLVDLRPMNNRSATHIVTEFVLLGFPGCWEIQIFLFSLFLVAYILTLLGNGAIICAVRWDPRLHTPMYFLLGNFAFLEIWYVSSTVPNMLANILSKTKAISFSGCFLQFYFFFSLGTTECLFLAIMAYDRYLAICRPLHYPTIMTGKLCGKLVSICWLIGFLGYPIPIFFISQLPFCGPNIIDHFLCDMDPLMALSCAPAPIIEFIFYTQSSLVLFFTITYILLSYTMLLRAVFQIPSAASQKKALSTCGSHLAVVSLFYGTVMVMYVSPTYGIPTCMQKIFTLVYSVMTPLFNPLIYSLRNKDMKLALRNVLLGRRISQIS, from the coding sequence ATGTCTTTCTTCCTTGTAGATTTAAGACCCATGAACAACAGGTCAGCAACACACATTGTGACTGAGTTTGTTCTCCTGGGGTTCCCTGGCTGCTGGGAGATACAGATTTTCCTCTTCTCACTGTTTTTGGTGGCTTATATCTTGACCTTGCTGGGGAATGGAGCCATTATCTGTGCAGTGAGATGGGACCCACGGCTACGCACCCCCATGTACTTTCTGCTGGGAAACTTTGCCTTCCTTGAGATCTGGTATGTTTCCTCCACTGTTCCTAACATGCTAGCCAACATTCTCTCCAAAACCAAGGCCATCTCATTTTCCGGCTGCTTCCTCcagttctatttcttcttttccctggGCACAACTGAATGTCTTTTCCTGGCAATAATGGCTTATGATCGGTACCTGGCCATCTGCCGACCACTGCACTATCCTACCATCATGACTGGGAAGCTCTGTGGAAAGCTGGTGTCTATCTGCTGGCTCATTGGATTTCTTGGTTACCCAATCCCCATTTTCTTCATCTCCCAActccccttctgtggacccaatATCATTGATCACTTCTTGTGTGACATGGACCCACTGATGGCTCTGTCCTGTGCTCCAGCTCCCattattgaatttattttctatacTCAGAGCTCCCTTGTCCTCTTTTTCACTATTACATATATTCTTCTATCATATACCATGTTGCTCAGAGCTGTTTTTCAGATCCCTTCTGCAGCTAGCCAGAAAAAGGCCCTCTCCACCTGTGGTTCCCATTTAGCTGTGGTGTCTCTTTTCTATGGGACAGTCATGGTAATGTATGTGAGTCCTACATATGGCATCCCAACTTGCATGCAGAAGATCTTCACACTGGTATATTCAGTAATGACTCCTCTCTTTAATCCCCTGATCTATAGTCTTCGTAATAAGGACATGAAACTTGCCCTGAGAAATGTTCTACTTGGAAGGAGAATTAGTCAAATTTCTTGA